A genome region from Arachidicoccus soli includes the following:
- a CDS encoding uroporphyrinogen-III synthase, with amino-acid sequence MVKSIGNSLVPAKIATTILITQPAPSSEKSPYYDLAKKHNAELVFHPFIKLEGLSAKEFRKQKIDIASYSAIVFTSRNAIDHFFRMCEEMKISVNQDTKYFCIAEAVALYLQKFILYRKRKVFFGADGTNKSLFDVFNKHKENEKFLYVCSENQQDSDIVNWLKANKCDFELAFMYRTVSNDIKSVMDKHKFDIICFFTPSGLRCLLDSYPDFPKSNITTGTFGSGTLKACIEVGLKPEIVAPSIEVPNMAVALDSFLSKKEISKNKTEKSKA; translated from the coding sequence ATGGTAAAAAGTATTGGCAACAGTTTGGTTCCTGCAAAAATCGCAACAACTATATTAATTACTCAACCAGCGCCGAGCAGCGAAAAGTCGCCCTATTACGACTTAGCAAAGAAACATAATGCAGAATTAGTATTTCATCCTTTTATAAAATTAGAAGGCCTTTCCGCAAAAGAATTCCGTAAACAAAAAATAGATATAGCTTCTTATTCAGCTATTGTGTTTACCAGCCGTAATGCTATCGATCATTTTTTTAGAATGTGTGAAGAAATGAAAATATCGGTGAACCAAGACACAAAATATTTCTGTATTGCAGAAGCCGTTGCTTTATATCTGCAGAAATTTATTCTCTACAGAAAAAGAAAAGTATTTTTTGGTGCAGACGGAACAAATAAAAGCCTTTTTGACGTATTTAATAAACATAAAGAAAATGAAAAGTTTCTTTATGTGTGCAGCGAAAATCAACAAGATAGTGACATCGTAAATTGGTTAAAGGCAAATAAATGTGATTTTGAATTAGCATTTATGTATCGTACAGTAAGTAACGATATTAAAAGTGTGATGGATAAGCATAAGTTTGATATTATTTGCTTTTTTACACCTAGTGGATTACGTTGTCTACTTGATTCTTATCCTGATTTTCCAAAATCTAACATTACTACAGGGACATTTGGTAGTGGTACTTTGAAAGCCTGTATTGAAGTAGGTTTAAAGCCGGAAATTGTAGCACCCTCCATAGAAGTTCCGAATATGGCAGTTGCATTAGACTCCTTTCTTTCAAAAAAAGAAATATCTAAAAACAAAACCGAGAAGAGCAAAGCATAA
- a CDS encoding DUF4271 domain-containing protein, which produces MKYILAILILLHSLGVSAQSKDSLAASTFNSSEKKDTVASSLNKVRNSSLLSSSISNSIIANKDSIPKTAVVLPPTPKKLLEVSMENDAVQHKYSGKNIVKLLFPEWLRENKKQGASNIRLHVLTNQNDDLLFYTFLGLLTLFGIIRTWFPKYSKQITHFLIQPNLRRKQSKESANINNILPSILFNFLFVISSSLFIGQLIKKQTRETSFWSICLYSAIAITLIYLIKYIVIKLSGWLFNAPAAASTYNYVVFSINKIIGILLIPLTILIAYSGSNDTSSLYTLAGIMIACLFLYRYISSFILIRGSLNVTAFHFFLYLCAVEIIPLLIVYKVIIINHSGYIYN; this is translated from the coding sequence ATGAAGTACATTCTAGCTATATTAATTTTACTGCATTCTTTGGGTGTATCGGCTCAATCGAAGGATAGTCTTGCGGCAAGTACATTCAACTCATCAGAGAAAAAAGATACTGTTGCCTCCTCATTAAATAAAGTAAGAAACTCATCTCTTCTAAGTAGTTCCATTTCAAACAGCATTATCGCCAACAAAGATAGTATTCCAAAAACAGCTGTCGTTTTACCCCCCACACCAAAAAAGTTGTTAGAAGTATCGATGGAAAATGATGCAGTACAACATAAATATTCGGGCAAAAATATAGTAAAACTCCTTTTTCCAGAATGGTTGCGGGAAAATAAAAAACAAGGTGCTTCTAATATAAGATTGCACGTTCTTACAAATCAAAATGACGACTTATTATTTTACACTTTTTTAGGGCTACTGACTTTATTTGGCATCATAAGAACATGGTTTCCCAAATATTCAAAACAAATTACCCATTTTCTCATTCAGCCCAATCTACGCAGAAAACAATCAAAGGAAAGCGCTAATATTAATAATATTCTTCCCTCTATACTATTCAATTTTTTATTTGTAATAAGCAGTTCCCTATTTATTGGGCAATTGATTAAGAAACAAACAAGAGAAACATCTTTTTGGTCAATTTGTCTATATTCAGCAATTGCCATTACATTAATTTACTTAATTAAATATATAGTCATAAAATTATCAGGGTGGTTATTTAATGCGCCTGCAGCAGCCTCTACCTATAATTATGTAGTATTCTCTATTAATAAGATAATTGGCATTTTACTCATTCCGCTAACCATTCTTATTGCTTATAGTGGTAGTAATGACACATCCTCTCTTTATACGCTAGCAGGGATAATGATTGCCTGCCTATTCTTATATAGATATATTTCTTCCTTTATATTAATTCGTGGAAGTTTAAATGTAACTGCGTTTCACTTTTTTTTGTACCTTTGCGCCGTTGAAATAATTCCTTTACTTATTGTATATAAAGTAATTATAATAAATCATAGCGGTTATATTTATAACTAA
- a CDS encoding TonB-dependent receptor domain-containing protein codes for MKKSKRITCFCMVVGFIALVLPSYIFASDNTKIKITGQVLENNQPIKGASIVIVGTTKGAISETDGSFVLEVERSKAYKLKVYAIGYQPKEIEYIPENERSQNDLTVRLTPQVNSLADVRVKSNARKAGSVNAVYLAQKNNSGISDGISADVIKKSPDKNTGDVLKRVSGASIQDNKFVIIRGLNERYNTAMLNNAILPSTEPDKRAFAFDIIPASIVDNIVIYKSATPELPGDFAGGAIKITSKEFPTTRLSELSLSIGYNSNTTFKKFNTDGVKGKYDFLGFLDNTRAIPQDYNQNKSNFSNLSAEEKIKITKEFPNDFGYHQVANSLPNLSIAYTNGNTRFLSDSKRLGYIYSIGYGVSRQVADWTVKNFDNNKNILDSIQTEEFTQKYNLNALVNFTYAFNPRNNISWKNLFNNTFASSVGKRNGATYGGGNPYYISAQGKVQQNGIFNSVLGGKNELNEANKIDWNISYSLTYRNEPDERILNLVQKNDGSYFRKVNNENSPVIQDAGRVYSKNHEHLLGATANYTFNFDLLGHTQELKLGAAEYIRFKNVEINALGYATTTIYGAEVPAPINNPFDVFNKENIDQYGLTVANIGNNSVSYKGNARNDAAYAMLNNKFSDKLKLAWGARLENYDQKVTLISGQTVAHNTNLDVLPSCVFTYAVSSKSNIRLGASQSVNRPEFRELVDKNIYDYSTDYIYKGSSDLVRSKNTNADLRYEYFPSSGEIISISVFYKYFKNPIEQINQGNSVLTYQNAQEAKLIGGELEIRKKLDFFNNDLFNHLIAYANLSYVDGNIKLQGFKSNSLMQGQSPYIINAGINYAKNNFSVNILYNRIGPRLAFRGQGQNGMNIYERPRDVLDGQISKKFLKNKRLELKLTISDILAQPIAWYSKFGTDVNNHSKRFGYNKSTDEIIRQYRLGSTSTLSIKYNF; via the coding sequence TTGAAAAAGAGCAAAAGAATAACATGCTTCTGCATGGTTGTTGGTTTTATTGCATTGGTTTTACCATCCTATATTTTTGCAAGCGATAATACCAAAATAAAAATTACTGGTCAGGTTTTAGAAAACAACCAACCTATAAAGGGTGCCTCTATTGTTATTGTCGGAACGACTAAAGGTGCTATCTCTGAAACGGACGGGAGTTTTGTTTTAGAAGTGGAAAGGAGTAAAGCCTATAAACTCAAGGTTTATGCAATTGGTTATCAGCCGAAAGAAATAGAGTATATTCCGGAAAATGAAAGATCTCAAAATGATCTTACTGTAAGGTTAACACCTCAAGTAAATAGCTTAGCGGATGTGCGTGTGAAATCTAATGCACGTAAAGCCGGTAGTGTAAATGCTGTTTATCTGGCCCAGAAAAATAATTCAGGTATTTCTGATGGCATATCAGCAGATGTAATAAAAAAATCTCCGGACAAGAATACGGGTGATGTCCTGAAACGAGTTAGTGGCGCTTCAATTCAAGATAACAAATTTGTTATTATCAGAGGGTTGAATGAGCGCTATAATACTGCAATGCTGAATAATGCCATATTGCCGAGTACCGAACCCGATAAACGTGCTTTTGCCTTTGATATTATCCCCGCATCTATTGTTGATAATATTGTTATTTATAAATCGGCTACACCCGAATTGCCTGGTGATTTTGCAGGAGGTGCTATTAAAATTACTTCAAAAGAATTCCCTACTACAAGGTTAAGTGAATTGTCTTTGTCAATTGGCTATAATAGCAATACAACTTTCAAAAAGTTTAATACCGACGGGGTAAAAGGGAAATATGATTTTCTGGGATTCTTGGATAATACACGGGCTATCCCTCAGGATTATAATCAAAATAAAAGCAATTTTAGCAACCTGTCAGCAGAAGAAAAAATAAAAATTACAAAAGAATTCCCGAATGATTTTGGCTATCATCAGGTTGCCAATAGTTTACCCAATTTGAGTATTGCTTATACGAATGGTAATACAAGGTTTTTGTCTGATTCAAAACGCTTGGGATATATATATTCCATAGGGTATGGTGTAAGTAGGCAAGTTGCTGACTGGACAGTGAAAAATTTTGATAATAATAAAAACATTCTTGATAGTATTCAAACAGAAGAGTTTACCCAAAAGTATAATTTGAATGCGCTAGTTAATTTTACTTATGCCTTTAATCCACGAAATAATATTTCTTGGAAAAATCTGTTCAACAATACATTTGCTTCTAGTGTAGGTAAGCGCAATGGCGCAACTTATGGTGGCGGAAACCCTTATTATATAAGTGCTCAAGGAAAGGTACAGCAAAATGGCATTTTTAATTCTGTATTGGGTGGTAAGAATGAGTTGAATGAGGCGAATAAAATTGATTGGAATATCTCCTATTCACTTACGTATCGCAACGAACCCGATGAACGTATTTTGAACTTGGTTCAAAAAAATGACGGCTCATATTTTCGCAAAGTAAATAATGAAAATTCACCGGTAATACAAGATGCGGGTCGTGTATATAGTAAGAATCATGAACATTTATTAGGCGCAACAGCCAACTATACTTTCAATTTTGATTTGCTTGGCCATACACAAGAATTAAAATTGGGCGCGGCAGAATATATCCGTTTTAAAAATGTGGAAATAAATGCATTGGGTTATGCTACTACTACTATTTATGGTGCGGAAGTGCCGGCACCAATAAATAACCCATTTGATGTTTTCAATAAAGAAAATATTGATCAATATGGTTTAACTGTCGCGAATATTGGGAATAACTCTGTTTCTTACAAAGGCAATGCAAGAAATGATGCTGCTTATGCCATGTTAAATAATAAATTTTCAGATAAGCTGAAATTGGCTTGGGGCGCAAGATTAGAAAATTACGATCAAAAGGTTACACTCATCTCTGGACAAACTGTCGCGCATAATACTAATTTGGATGTATTGCCATCCTGTGTGTTTACTTATGCTGTTAGCTCAAAATCCAATATTCGTTTAGGCGCCTCACAATCAGTAAATAGACCCGAATTTAGAGAATTGGTAGATAAAAATATTTATGATTACAGCACCGATTATATTTATAAGGGAAGCAGCGATTTAGTAAGAAGTAAAAATACGAATGCCGATTTGCGATACGAATATTTTCCAAGCTCAGGCGAAATTATTTCAATCAGCGTTTTCTACAAATATTTTAAAAACCCAATAGAGCAAATCAATCAAGGTAACTCTGTACTTACTTATCAAAATGCACAAGAGGCAAAACTTATTGGTGGTGAATTGGAAATAAGAAAGAAGTTGGATTTTTTCAATAATGATTTATTTAATCATCTCATTGCTTATGCGAACTTGTCGTATGTAGATGGCAATATAAAGCTGCAAGGCTTTAAGAGCAACAGCCTGATGCAGGGACAATCTCCCTACATTATCAATGCAGGGATAAATTATGCTAAAAATAATTTCTCTGTAAATATATTGTATAACCGCATTGGACCCCGCCTAGCATTTAGGGGGCAGGGACAAAATGGAATGAATATTTATGAGCGACCACGCGATGTTCTGGATGGACAAATAAGCAAAAAATTTTTGAAAAATAAAAGATTGGAATTGAAGCTAACCATCAGTGATATTCTGGCACAGCCTATTGCTTGGTATAGCAAATTTGGTACAGATGTGAATAATCATTCAAAACGGTTCGGTTACAATAAATCTACCGACGAAATTATAAGGCAATACCGTTTAGGAAGTACGTCTACATTATCTATTAAATATAACTTTTAA
- a CDS encoding LTA synthase family protein, whose protein sequence is MGSISNALVFIVIGVLFWLYLLFLSDGKYKKPFGYIIFGLLLLLLIYISFFDTIFNQYGGVVPTLAITFVGIKTFLFGLLLFLPKYRKKIRLVLYSTTIFIFVTAILLNGISEFFFWNEFGVRYNFIAVDYLIYTNEVIGNIMESYPVLPLFTGLGVASLGVTIFIVYKTKGYLNHLPSFFQKIKLVLLNILAVLLAFFLIPALAHLQNAQNIFTNELQADGLHKFYDAFLDNSLNYFKFYPTINQQAAFQTLQKQIPEIKGENTLRNITDSLPEEHKNVVLITVESLSEEFLSHYGNKNNLTPFLDSLADKSLFFTNLYANGNRTVRGLEALTLSLPPTPGESIIKRKDNKNKFNIGNIFKQRGYQVKFMYGGYSYFDNMKDFFEGNGYDIVDRSNFKPDEITFANVWGVCDEDMANKAIETMNAEAAGGKPFFNHWMTVSNHRPYTFPNGKIDIRGDVKSRDGGVKYTDYALHKFFLMAEKQPWFKNTIFIIVADHCASSAGRTALPMDKYRIPAIVYSPNFIQPQEITKLCSQIDIMPTVLGLMHFTYSTKFFGQNVLDSAYIPRAFIATYQDLGFIRDSTLTVLSPVKQIQQYRLVKEPMEGVQPQFQSMYKEILLSKPDEIRKNETISFYQTASWLLQNKGYQQ, encoded by the coding sequence TTGGGATCAATATCAAACGCATTGGTTTTTATCGTTATAGGCGTTTTGTTTTGGTTATATTTATTATTTCTCTCTGATGGAAAATATAAAAAGCCCTTTGGTTATATTATCTTTGGATTGCTTTTATTGTTACTTATTTACATAAGTTTTTTTGATACTATTTTCAATCAGTATGGAGGTGTTGTCCCTACTTTAGCCATTACATTTGTTGGAATTAAGACTTTCTTGTTTGGGCTGCTTTTATTTTTACCAAAATATAGGAAAAAGATAAGGTTGGTTTTGTATTCAACAACAATATTTATTTTCGTTACTGCTATATTATTGAATGGCATAAGCGAGTTCTTCTTCTGGAATGAGTTTGGCGTTCGGTATAATTTTATTGCTGTAGATTATTTGATTTATACCAATGAAGTAATTGGAAATATTATGGAGTCTTACCCCGTTCTTCCTTTATTTACGGGCCTTGGCGTCGCTTCTTTGGGTGTAACTATATTTATTGTTTATAAAACAAAAGGTTATTTGAATCATCTCCCTTCTTTTTTTCAAAAAATAAAATTGGTTCTCCTGAATATCCTTGCAGTTTTGCTTGCTTTTTTTCTAATACCTGCATTGGCACATTTGCAAAATGCACAAAATATTTTTACTAATGAATTGCAGGCAGATGGACTTCACAAATTTTATGATGCTTTTTTGGATAATTCCTTGAACTATTTTAAATTTTATCCAACCATTAATCAACAAGCAGCTTTTCAAACTTTACAAAAACAAATCCCTGAAATTAAAGGAGAGAACACTTTACGGAACATTACAGATTCGCTCCCCGAAGAGCATAAAAATGTAGTATTAATAACAGTTGAAAGCCTGAGCGAAGAATTTTTATCTCATTATGGTAATAAGAATAATTTGACACCTTTCTTAGATTCTTTAGCTGATAAAAGTTTATTCTTTACTAATTTATATGCTAATGGAAACCGCACTGTACGTGGATTAGAAGCACTTACGCTTTCTTTACCTCCGACTCCTGGAGAAAGTATTATTAAAAGAAAGGACAATAAAAATAAATTTAATATCGGAAACATTTTTAAACAGAGAGGTTATCAGGTCAAGTTTATGTATGGGGGATATAGTTATTTCGACAATATGAAAGATTTTTTTGAAGGGAATGGGTATGATATTGTAGATAGGAGTAATTTTAAGCCAGATGAAATTACCTTCGCCAATGTTTGGGGTGTTTGCGACGAAGATATGGCTAACAAAGCCATTGAAACAATGAATGCAGAAGCTGCCGGTGGGAAACCTTTCTTCAATCATTGGATGACGGTAAGCAACCATCGTCCTTATACTTTTCCAAATGGTAAAATTGATATTCGCGGAGATGTCAAATCTCGGGATGGAGGCGTAAAATATACCGATTACGCTTTGCATAAATTTTTCTTAATGGCTGAAAAACAACCCTGGTTTAAGAATACTATTTTTATAATTGTAGCCGATCATTGCGCCTCCTCTGCCGGAAGAACTGCATTGCCAATGGATAAATATCGCATTCCGGCGATTGTATATTCTCCTAATTTTATCCAGCCGCAAGAAATAACAAAGCTTTGTTCCCAAATTGATATAATGCCCACCGTCTTAGGGTTGATGCATTTTACTTATTCCACAAAATTCTTTGGGCAGAACGTGTTAGATAGCGCTTATATCCCCCGGGCATTTATTGCCACTTATCAAGATTTGGGTTTTATAAGAGATAGTACGCTTACGGTACTTTCGCCTGTAAAACAGATACAGCAATATAGGCTCGTAAAAGAACCGATGGAAGGAGTACAACCTCAATTTCAATCTATGTATAAAGAGATATTGTTGAGCAAGCCTGATGAAATCAGGAAAAATGAGACTATAAGTTTTTATCAAACGGCCTCTTGGCTCTTGCAGAATAAAGGTTATCAGCAATAA
- the ltrA gene encoding group II intron reverse transcriptase/maturase: protein MNQQSEAEKKVEKSSSSRDVKPPEEARALDGAVAGDRIEKGSNPPELRLIDKLLNIDNLNEAFIKVVDNKGAAGVDGMEVGDLKLFLRKNWPTIEQQLKQGKYKPQPVKKVEIPKPDGGVRMLGIPTVLDRFLQQALLQVLTPIWEPTFSDNSFGFRPGRKAIDAVKRAKGYQEEGYRIVIDMDLSKFFDEIPHDRLMSKIMLKTPGEREIHKLIHGYLTAGMMKDGLIEDRSKGSPQGSPCSPLLSNIVLDELDKELEKRGHRFCRYADDVNVYVKTKRAGDRAAASIQNFVEKKMKLKVNKEKSKVDRPVKRKFLGFSFYYKKGKQMGIRVAPKSVTRLKETLRDLFHQGRGRSLPGFIHNDLNPVIRGWFNYYRPADMKSLSQDLDEWIRHRLRNILWRQWKRNWTRFLNLRKGGLSEEHAVRSAFNQRGPWFNSGASHMNLAFPKKYFDELRLFSFVDAYKVYTASQESSSPT from the coding sequence ATGAATCAACAGTCAGAAGCAGAAAAGAAGGTGGAAAAATCTTCATCATCAAGGGATGTAAAACCTCCGGAAGAGGCAAGGGCCCTCGATGGTGCCGTTGCTGGTGACCGCATAGAGAAAGGAAGTAATCCCCCTGAACTCCGCTTAATTGACAAACTCCTAAACATTGATAACTTGAATGAAGCTTTCATTAAAGTCGTAGACAATAAAGGAGCTGCCGGAGTAGATGGGATGGAAGTAGGAGATCTAAAATTATTTCTAAGGAAAAATTGGCCGACAATAGAGCAGCAGCTGAAACAAGGAAAATACAAACCGCAGCCAGTCAAGAAGGTAGAGATACCCAAGCCAGACGGTGGTGTGCGCATGTTAGGTATTCCTACAGTATTAGACAGGTTTCTGCAACAAGCTCTATTGCAAGTCCTTACCCCAATCTGGGAGCCAACCTTCTCGGACAATAGCTTCGGCTTTCGTCCGGGTCGCAAAGCGATCGATGCGGTAAAGCGAGCAAAAGGATATCAGGAAGAGGGATATCGGATTGTTATCGACATGGACCTCTCAAAATTCTTCGATGAGATTCCTCACGATAGACTAATGAGCAAAATCATGCTAAAAACGCCGGGAGAACGAGAAATTCACAAACTCATCCATGGATATTTAACTGCCGGAATGATGAAAGATGGACTAATTGAAGATCGATCAAAGGGCTCTCCACAAGGGTCCCCTTGTAGTCCACTCTTGTCTAATATCGTGCTCGATGAACTAGACAAAGAATTGGAAAAACGTGGCCATCGATTTTGCCGTTATGCTGATGATGTTAATGTGTATGTGAAGACGAAAAGAGCAGGTGATAGGGCTGCCGCCTCCATTCAGAATTTTGTCGAGAAAAAGATGAAACTGAAAGTAAACAAGGAAAAGAGTAAGGTCGACAGACCGGTAAAACGGAAGTTTCTCGGTTTCTCCTTCTATTATAAGAAGGGAAAACAAATGGGTATTCGAGTTGCTCCTAAAAGCGTTACTCGTTTAAAGGAAACACTTAGAGACCTATTCCATCAAGGCCGTGGGCGTAGTTTACCTGGATTTATCCACAACGATCTTAATCCCGTTATACGAGGTTGGTTTAACTACTACCGTCCTGCAGATATGAAATCCCTCAGCCAAGATTTGGACGAATGGATTCGACACCGCTTACGCAACATTCTTTGGCGACAATGGAAACGCAATTGGACAAGATTCTTGAACCTCCGTAAAGGTGGGCTATCCGAGGAGCATGCAGTTCGCTCTGCCTTTAATCAGCGTGGACCGTGGTTCAACTCCGGTGCCTCACACATGAATCTCGCATTTCCTAAGAAATATTTTGATGAGCTACGACTTTTTAGCTTCGTAGATGCCTATAAAGTCTACACAGCTTCTCAGGAAAGTAGTTCTCCAACGTAA
- a CDS encoding IS110 family RNA-guided transposase, which yields MQQVKALDFTGKTIFCGIDVHKISWSVCLSMENRILKRFSQGPYPMDLNSTLNRLYPGANYKAVYEAGFCGFYPQRIMTSLGIDCIVVNPADVPTMDKEKKQKSDRVDCGKLAKSLSANQLNPIYIPSIQQQDDRCIVRSYKKFVRDQTRCKNRISQMLFFQGMTPSLDKNTRIVYWSKNYVEKLKKLKMNTEEARKALDLLVESYENTRGLVLKTTKEMRQMAKSDRYKNQIALIRSVPGIGEIGALLFLTEIGNFNRFHGIDHLASYIGLIPNTKSSGENENIGAITNRSNSKLRDVLIEASWIAIRIDPAMTLFFSDYCKRMQKNKAIIKIAKKLLARVRFVMIHQTPYITSIMCNKGSE from the coding sequence ATGCAACAAGTTAAGGCTTTAGATTTTACCGGCAAAACAATTTTTTGCGGAATTGATGTTCACAAAATCTCATGGAGCGTGTGCCTATCCATGGAAAACAGAATCCTTAAACGCTTCTCACAAGGGCCTTACCCAATGGATCTCAATTCTACACTAAACAGGCTTTATCCAGGAGCAAATTATAAAGCAGTTTATGAGGCTGGCTTTTGTGGTTTTTACCCACAAAGAATTATGACTAGCCTGGGAATCGACTGTATCGTTGTTAATCCGGCGGATGTACCAACAATGGATAAAGAAAAAAAACAAAAATCTGATCGTGTGGACTGTGGAAAGCTGGCTAAGAGCTTAAGCGCTAATCAACTAAATCCTATTTACATTCCAAGCATACAGCAACAGGATGATCGCTGTATTGTGCGTAGTTACAAGAAGTTCGTTAGAGATCAGACTAGATGCAAAAACAGAATATCACAGATGCTCTTTTTCCAAGGAATGACGCCCAGTTTGGACAAAAATACAAGAATTGTATATTGGTCTAAGAATTATGTTGAAAAACTAAAGAAGCTTAAGATGAATACAGAAGAGGCAAGAAAAGCCTTAGATCTGCTCGTTGAAAGTTATGAGAACACCCGTGGTCTCGTTCTAAAAACAACAAAAGAAATGCGACAGATGGCCAAGTCGGATAGATATAAAAATCAAATAGCGCTTATTAGAAGTGTTCCTGGGATAGGAGAAATAGGCGCATTACTGTTTTTAACTGAGATTGGTAATTTTAATCGTTTCCACGGGATTGATCATCTTGCATCATATATCGGCCTTATTCCTAACACAAAGTCAAGCGGAGAAAATGAGAATATTGGAGCAATAACAAACCGGTCCAATAGCAAGTTAAGGGATGTCCTAATTGAGGCAAGCTGGATAGCTATTAGAATTGACCCTGCGATGACCCTATTCTTTTCGGACTATTGCAAAAGAATGCAAAAGAATAAGGCTATCATAAAGATAGCCAAAAAACTTCTTGCAAGGGTCAGATTTGTAATGATTCACCAAACGCCATATATCACATCCATTATGTGCAATAAGGGAAGCGAATGA
- a CDS encoding helix-turn-helix domain-containing protein → MMQTSNPFELILDKLERLQTTVEIISINAALKKKQPAPPDPNRIIDLPEAAKILCKPVGTVRGYIHSRSLPAKLVGKSYLIKYSELMQWFETFQSNACTDANEADSATVKMLALHNRYKK, encoded by the coding sequence ATGATGCAAACAAGTAATCCTTTCGAACTAATTCTAGACAAACTAGAACGGTTGCAAACAACAGTAGAAATTATCTCTATCAATGCAGCACTCAAAAAAAAGCAACCTGCCCCCCCAGACCCCAACCGCATTATAGACCTACCGGAAGCAGCAAAGATTTTATGCAAACCTGTCGGCACCGTAAGGGGCTACATTCATTCAAGAAGTCTTCCTGCCAAACTGGTGGGCAAAAGCTATCTCATCAAATACAGCGAGCTTATGCAGTGGTTTGAAACATTTCAATCTAATGCCTGTACAGATGCGAATGAGGCTGATTCAGCCACAGTAAAGATGCTAGCCTTACACAATAGGTATAAAAAATAA
- a CDS encoding P-loop NTPase family protein — MQQFIFNLQAKGGAGKSMLTYLQGLQQQDNNRAYFIDCDSSVKSSLQQLKFLQGKTPARFGLMSLLDERDKIDRQLLFENLQMLSTKDYDTFYLDFGAPESDQLPNLFSKDYSTSEFKQIETELNAKFCFNIIVAGGGAYEGCTAYLKRVSELLNGQFELNIYLNEYSFLNFPDLINELKLYTALKKDKIKAIKFFGDFDITTSPHKKILSYVQQGLGMDVYTFIERIKINKELNKL; from the coding sequence ATGCAACAATTTATATTCAACCTGCAAGCCAAAGGGGGAGCAGGTAAATCGATGCTCACCTATTTACAAGGACTACAACAACAAGATAATAACCGAGCTTACTTTATTGATTGCGACAGCTCCGTCAAATCAAGCTTACAGCAACTAAAATTTCTGCAAGGCAAAACACCTGCCCGTTTCGGGTTGATGAGCCTCTTAGATGAAAGAGACAAAATAGACAGACAACTACTCTTTGAAAATTTACAAATGCTTTCCACAAAAGACTATGATACATTTTATTTGGATTTTGGTGCGCCGGAAAGCGACCAACTGCCCAATCTCTTTTCCAAAGATTACAGCACCAGTGAGTTTAAACAAATAGAAACAGAACTAAATGCTAAGTTTTGTTTCAATATTATTGTTGCAGGTGGCGGTGCTTATGAAGGCTGTACAGCTTATCTCAAAAGAGTATCAGAATTATTGAATGGGCAATTTGAACTCAATATTTATCTTAATGAATACAGCTTTTTGAATTTTCCCGATTTAATCAATGAACTGAAATTATACACTGCATTAAAAAAGGATAAAATAAAAGCAATCAAATTCTTCGGCGATTTTGATATAACCACTTCGCCACACAAAAAAATCCTATCTTATGTGCAACAAGGATTGGGTATGGACGTCTACACTTTTATTGAAAGAATCAAAATCAACAAAGAGCTCAATAAATTATAA